The Dioscorea cayenensis subsp. rotundata cultivar TDr96_F1 chromosome 25, TDr96_F1_v2_PseudoChromosome.rev07_lg8_w22 25.fasta, whole genome shotgun sequence DNA segment tgggagcgtagagcccacgattggatgatacatcgggatcccggggtcaccacacgggaccggtgggccaacgtcagggtgcgaagaccttgacggctctcaacttagtcgcgacggcggctaaagttagagagagtgtttttttaggccattgtttatttgatcgagacgaaatttcaatatttgaggaaaattctattttcttgcaattggtatattcgaagtgtgatctttcacatagcatgtttgatatcttaatGCTTTTCGAACATATATCATGCAGAATTGAGGATTTGTGATTATcgaggattttatttatttaagttggtttttctactcattttgggaaattatatccaagcatttgtttttatacatgttgatgtttttgtctatactcgtgagaatttatgtttttggtttctaaataccaaggtttcatatccctcgtatttttcattgtgttgcaaatgtgagCGTTCCAGTTCATTTAAGTTATTATAGaatgtgtttattggaatttcatcgatttgttttgatattacgttagatttgtgctaacccattcaccgagtgactatggttactcacccctcctcccttccaggttttagtggtttgggtcgtcatagcgaggcgaagtgTTAGCATTTTGCATTCCAAGtcaggttgtttatttattgttaatcaggttgcattgtatgattgcagtggatccactagtgttcttaactctgtaactgtgatttgtatatctttcactttactgttgattcttcgagtgaaagttttgcttttggtacctttattattgtggtgttgtttagcaggagtttgtgagccttgcgatgactcgagggttgagtggtgtgtgtccctcctcgggatcgtcgcggcggttgtcacgtggcgggcccgcAGGTCGGGACGTGACATTACCCGCCGGGTTGACTCGGCGTTAACTGACCCCGTTACAGTGTGAGTCGGTTACGGGTTGGCGGCCCGGCCTACCGGATTAGATGACCCAGTGAGTTTTACCGGGCCGGGCCAAAAATGACGGCTCGTGCCCCCCTCTACATCTATAACCCCAAATCTGAAAATCTGAAATTTAGGGTTATAGTTAGGGATGGCCTTATGCCTTTATGCCAAATCACACCTAGGCATGTCACATCATGTTTTTTTGCAATATCATTGCTTTTATCATGCCATCTTCTTTATGCgccaaataataacaattatataaCTCCTGCTATGCTGATTTATataacatcaaaacaaacaacctACTTTATAAGGGCAAGTGTGTGGCTATATGCCTTGGTATCTCAGATAAATGATTAGAATCCAGAGAATAAGAAGGAAGaggaaagaaaataacaaaaaaaactatttatttaagcTGGAGCTTAACTATGACATACTTTATTAACATACAAAGATAAAGAAGCTGCAGCTGCATACTTTATTAACATACAAAGATAAAGAAGCTGCagctgcagcagcagcagcagcagtttTATTCTCTAGCTAGCCAGCTCACACAAGCAAGAAAGAACACAACGGAGAACAAAGAAACACATGCATGCGTATAGAAATTAAACCAttgccttatatatatatatatgcgtacATGAAAAACAAGAGTCTAAGCAGTCACCATCTTAATCTTCTCAGCAACAACAGCGGCAGACGTAGCAGAAGAACCATCATAAAGCCAAGTCCTACGTCCATAAATAGCAATCCTACCAAAATACCGAAGAAGACAAACATAAAGATTCTCTCTAGCTGCATGTCCACCTTCCCACTGTGTATAAACTCCAGATTCATTATACCCTTGAAGAAGAAGCTCTCCATTAGACTTAAGCTCAAGAAAGCACTCTGTTGGTTCAGAACTCGTTGGCCATGAATGCCATATAGTACTATCAGTAGCATCATCCTTCACAGCGAGTGCACATCCATTAGTAATAACAGTTGTAACCATGCCGTTTTGTGCAATAACAACATCACCATTTGCACTGCCAGTGGCAATGTTACCAGAGAAAAGAATGTAATCTGTGGACCCTGTCTTGAGCTTTTCATGGTTAAGGCCTAGGGTGGGTTTGTCGATATTAAATAAAGTTGGAGGCTGGACACCATTGTTCCAGATGGCAGGGCCAAAGATACCAAGCTTGCCGTCTATGAATAGCAAAGCGTATCGGCCGGTGCTGGTCTCCTTGCCGATGGTTTGAGTGGGGGTTCGCTCATTATCGGGGATCAGAATAAGTTGGCCTTTGTCACTGACGAAGAGGGCACAGTATGAGGTGGTGGTGCTTGTGTTGAAGTTTAGGACGGGGCTGCCGGTTTTGTAGAGAATAAGGCCACAGTCCTTGGATAGGGATAAAGTTAGGTCACCGTCGGTAAGGCTTTGGCCGCCGAAGAGGAATTGGAGAGGCATCGAGAACATGGCTTGTGTAGCTGTATGGGAGGATGATGggaggatgagaagaagaatCAGGGCAAGGATTAATGGGAGgagaagttgatgatgatgagccaTTAATTGGTTTTAATAGGGTTTTTGGTTACTTCGAGTTTGTGTGATTAATTTCACGGTTGCGCAGGTATTTATAATTGTGAGATGAACAGGTAATTGCATGATTGAGGGGTGGTTTAGTCAATTAACTTGCTCGGATTATTTAAGTCATTTAGTCATGCATCAATAATGCGTTTTTCCTTTTGTTATCTCGGTGGGTGTGTTGTTTTTATTAGGTGTTTGAGTATCGATcgttatgtttatatatatatatatatatatgtaatatactaatatgaatagacataaattatgttttttttttatcaatttaagGTGTTATAGTTTTGCTAAAGCGGTTGATCTCCTTAGCTTGTCTTTACTTActaattactttattttattttatttatttatttaagcaCCGTCAGTAATAaagttttaactttttatttatgcatatattttaaGGTGAATTACCACTGAATTACatgtgatttttcttatttattcgCTATACTAAAATACtttagcaaataaataaatatttatgaattaATATGCATCACAattgaattttaataattttttataaaaataaaatttttaccaGAATATCAGAATATATGAAAGGCATAGATAATGATATCAAACATGGTAAGTATGTGTGGGTAATAATATCAAACCTTTTGATTCCTACCATTTTCTTTTTGCTGTGGTATTTTTCGGTCCAATCAATCTTTGAGCTTGATGTCTCTGAAGGgtttaaatgaaaaatgaaaaatggaaaataaaagatggagctaaaaatgtttttaaataaaatctaaataagaagttaaatatgataaacaatatatttttataaatatttttttaaaaaagcaatttttattttttgatatttttaatatatgtatcgCATAGATATTGATATCAAAACGTGGCAATAATGGGGATATATGTAGTACGATATTCTCGGCGTTTCATCCAATAGAAAAAATACTTGGTTTTATAGATCTCTATTTGTGCATCGCTTCATGTGATTTTATGTACCTGAAGTGATAGTGATGGTCATGGCAAGTTAGGTGGCAGCATTGACGGTAGCAAAATCAAGAATAAGGGTGCtagtttcaaattaaaaatattaaaaaaatttatattgtatGTCACCTCATATAGTTTGTCCTAaaaacaagtttaaaaaaaaatatatatagagatattgATTGGACAAAatcaagttttttatttaaaaaatatatttagtcaAATTATCTCTAGTTTTAAATgcacaaaatatattaaattgaaaCTTTGTGAAATAAAGCTTATTAAAATTGaaactttgttttataaatttaacccaaatttttttttaaaaaaaatctcatacatagatagaaagaaaaaaattatttcatttctttttttaaattataaagaagCTCAGCCAAACATTCATAAACAAATCAATGAATGTATtacaattttattcaaaatctaataaataaatttataatttagttagGGTTGTTTAACCTTTTGATTCCGTctcgttcttttttttttctctgctATAGTCACAAATCCAATCGATTTTCAAGCTCAGTCTCCCTTAGGATAGGGCTTTAATAGAAATGAGACACAGagctaaaaatattttttaacaaatccaaataaaaagtcaaatgagctaaataatatatttttacaaatattttctacaaatataattcttaatgttttatatttcaatttatataaattttttttcttaaaaataaaatttttatacaaCACAAATTGTAAAAATGAAAGGGTGAAATAATTGATTAGctggaaataatttttttaaaaattataattttttaaattaacatctcacactaaaaaaaatattataacctAAAAAGAAAAGGTGAGGCTCGTGGGGGTGGTGGCATTCTTCGTCTCACTGGCTACGTTCGTCAATAGACGCGTGAaaggatttatttttaatatttctttttttaaataataatgatactaaatatttacaaaaacaatgCATAATGAAAGTTCATAACATGTAATTCATCTTTCAAACAAGTCACAATTAATAACACTAAAATGTTTGTCATGTCCCGAACCCGGCTCACCGGACCCTGGTGCACCGATAAAAGGCCGCACATCTACAGTGCATAACATAGTAGGCATGAAAAGCCTCAAAACTGGTCTTACAAccgaaaatataaaatttaaaattacaactTTAGTTATAAGATGAATATAACAGGGTTCAAAACAAAGagattttctaaatcaaaattcacatactaacacaaacaaacataatGATAAGCCATTTAAACATACAACACAAGCTCTTGCTAGCCCACTTAATTGGTTGCCAACTATTTACTCctaatatgaaaaaattcaacaacTAGATTATGAGCTTCACAATGCAGTAagtaacccactaaaaataaCTAGGACCAtgtgaaattcaaaatttcagaacaaaaaacaaatcatatcagatattatagatatttataaaaaatgtagTTCATAAAATCAAAGGGattcaacaaaatacaatttaatagcAGACAGAaatatatgtctccaaattactataaccaaaacaaaatattagaaatcatttgtttaaacttaGTGACCCAAGTCAGAATTTCAGAGCTCATTTGTTTAGcctcagtgacccgagccaTATTTTCAGAAACCGTTATTTTTTACCGACGGAATGGTGCGaactatagttttttttttattaaagtccAAGGTTCATGTCGACATGATCCGTGCTTAACCCCAGTGATAAGGTTAGTGCCTAATTAAATGAAGACTAAacgtatttatataaaaataactttgttatctaaaagcaaaacataatttcaaaatttcagaCAGGTCAAGATTTGTAGAATAAGATTTGCAGGATAATTTATCGTGTAAAACAAACAAATGCACGTCTGATCTCAATTTTTTATAGCAAAATAATCCagttattcaaaaaataatacacttattaaatcaataattaattaacaaatatttctataatttaattagtaaaaaaataaatgaataaatcattaaatcaaCATAGCTAATAagctaataattaattaaatgaataattttgaatataattaatCAGATAATTGAATaagtaaatacataaataaaaatttataatttctaagTACAATCAACAGAAATTGGCATTGAATTCAAAGCCtaaaaaacattcaaatattatttagttaattaaCACTAAAAAATACACCCCAAGTCTTACACGAAATCAAGACTTTTGGCATGCCCTATATTTTGGAAGAGATTCTATTAGTTTCAAACAATATCTAATGATGCTACAAAACTAAAGAGTCTAATAAGCAATAGTACTACAAAATGAGATTTTAAGAAACGTACAGATGCGAAAGGTTCAAGCTATTAATATAGACTCCAAAATATTGATTCTTGTGATGGTACAATAGCAACTATTCACTCTAAAGGCATATGAACAATTCCATCAAGACCACTGAGTACTAAACCCCTCATCACTTTACATATACTattctaaatcacaaatttcaagattATGAGGAAAGTAGACACTTAAAACTATGATATCCAAATTTCACATTATTTGTTGTTCTACTCAAATTATAGCATTTATTTGATTCTCCAGCTATTTCTACAACCTTGTAATTCAGACATATACCATCTAAACATGCATATCTCTCAACCTACAACTCTAGaagtaatgaaattttactAAAAATCAGATAACTCAAAAGGGAcaactttcctattttttaccTTACCTAATTCAATCTTCATGAACATAAAAAATGGGCATAAAGTTTCAGCTTATGCACAGAAATATATTATACTAatagggctatatctcacaaactacagatgcaaaaaatctgaaattttttagTTACTTAAGtaacatcaaaatctacaacttttatattttactctACTCCAAATTCTGCCTCTAAAACTCATAAAATTGGAGAGGAGTTTttgctataataaaaaaaaaatgatatctgAAACCTATTAAATGAAATCAGCTAACAATTCCTTTCTAATGGCGAAAGATTGTATCTCAATCAACCATACATtacattacatcaaatatatcatgcaaaacCTCATCCTTGAGTCGTTCCATAATAACATCATGGTCATAGATCCTAAGAGTATAAAATTCCTTCAAACTACAAATTGGgagcaaaccctagaaatttaagggctaaatctaaggtttaaaaatgaatcacaaataggaACAAATTTTACGgtttcagaaagaaagaaatctcACAGAGCCAACaagcatcaataataataattaaaatcctaCACAAAGCTCCAAGATCCTACTTTGAAAGTATAACCAAAGCAAGTCTCGACAATAAGATCCACTCATCCTTGCTATCGGCACCACCATgaagaaaaggaaaggaaggTTTTTACAACGATAGGAGATCATGGATGGTGGAAATAGAGTCAGATCGTGAAATTTGGTAACCGCTACAGATAAGAACTAGggttatataaatttaaaataaatggctaGGATTAAATAGGGGTGGTCCTCACAATATTAGTTTACTTAATgtgatattttcaattttttttgtggatAATGACCATAAAACAtctcataatttaattttttttttaattattttcacaaaaaaggaaaataaaaatgttaatacAAGCCAAGATCAAGTATAAAGTAAATGTTTTCCCCAAAGTAATGCTTATTCTAATATCAATAACAATTATAAAGTATGGTGTAAATATGTTCAGAATGAGTTGAATGTCTGTGATTTTTGTTGAGCATATAGATAGATATAGCTTGTTGGTTTTAAAAGTCAAGATAGGTTATATCATAAcctaaaatcataaaaaaaaaatattactattaaacttttttgaataaaaataacaatatgaaaaaaaatttagcataataatttttttatttatcattttaaattagataacttatctttttttatataatattaatattaaaacattgCCAAGCTGTTAACAAGAAAAATTCAAGCACATACATCATTATAAACAAACgagaatttctttttgtttgtaatattatttaattttactaaTCATCCCTATGATATTCCATCATAATTTTCatgcctttctttcttattttaatatttttttattgataaggGACGCAAACGTACGTGTCGATCAAGTAGCAAAGTGTGCTTAATAGTAGGGTATCGATCCACaggaaaaaaatagagagtactagtactaatacTAAATCCGAAAACTAACCAACCAAAAGTTGCAATGTGTGAATGCGAACAAGAgaactgaaaaagaaaataagagaacaaaagtaaaatcGGTTGAGTAAGCAAGGGGGAAACAGGATGCTCGGGCATAGAATCCCTCTAAGGTTTTTATAAGTTCAGGATAAAGGTTGTTAGTTAGCAATCGTATTTGAACCGAAAGAAGTCCTAAAATATACTAACACCCTCTTGCAGGGGCAAGTAGTAATTAATCAAGTACAATGCTAATATAGACCCCCACGATTGTATTACACTCTAtaaaatctcaatgtgaattaacaagaattcaatAAGCAGACAACTCTTCTTGCAAAGCTATTACCCCTAATCCCAcacgaaaaaaaaatataatttcttctaaaatctaCTCCCTCTAATTGCAAAAGCGCATGGAATTACTTGCTAATTCACTCATAAGGATtgtgggaggagaactctcgacTCAAAAGTACCATATTTCttggcttactcacaatcccctttAATCACCgcatgcctatgctaggtgagTCTTTCAACTTGTCACACAAGTGAATCATATATGAAACTAAGGCTTTCGGCTCAATAGCAGTCAAGACATTGATAACACGCcattgaattcaaataatatgaattacaattagaaaataattaaatcataaagacccacaaccaatgtcaaatagGTCAacccctagagttcatctacacccaagcatctacaaaattagttctccattaatAGAGAACAACAATACAATTCACAAGACACAATgagaatgaatgaaaacatagaaaccCCCTTCATGATTGTGACATTGGGATTGCCGTCGAATCTTCCCAAGAACCTTCCAAAGACGCTGCCAAGACACTCCTAACGGCTCAAATCTCTATTCTCAAGGTAGGTGGGTTGTTTCTCCCTCTTAATTTGCCTCTAAAAACCTATAGAATCGCCTCCTTTATTTCCCTAAGCCTTGCtatcaaaagaacaaaagatcaccttcaaaaccctaattaggAATATTTATACCTAGCCACTTACAAGCGGCCATaagaagctggagaagatgggtcGCGAGCCTTGCGGAATTACTTATGGCTGCAAGTCCTATGTACGTGAGATCTTTTGTctttgttcatgtattttataacTATTTGTGCACTCATTTGTCATGCATTAGAACCATAATGTGGAATTCGATACTAAATATCGTATGTTTTgtattaacaggcttagggcagtgcttaaagatgagggagatccaaaagaagcaatttagacagaaaatgatgaagttagagctctctcggcatcattagaacaaggacaataCAAACTGGGTGGTTTACGGGCAGCTTACGATTCACCTTACGACCAAAAGACCTTGCgcgggcatgcttatacccATAAGGAGGATTCAAAGTTAATTCATAGGACCTTACGGGCAAGGCTTATGCCTATAAGGATGCCTGTAAGGGCCATTTAGAGGAGTTTACGACCATAGTGTATGCATGTAAGGGCAGTCGAGAGAAGCAGTATAGTGAGGTTTACGGTCCAGTGTTTACGGCCGTAAGCGGGACCGTAACGAAatcagaagaccttatggatgggCCTTATAATCGTAAGTCATCCGCTAAGGCTTGCGACAATCTTCCCCAGCTCCCTTACAGCCTAGTCATTATGCCCGTAAGCAACCTGTAAATAgtcaggtataaatagaacttaagagGATTTCTAGGCTATCATCTATTCTATCTCTCTATTCTTTGAGGGTGATTCTTGGAGGAaagattgaggaagaaaagggccGAATCTCCAGCACCTTGGGCAAGATTTAGAGAGGGATTTGATCCAGTATTCGAGGGGATTGGAGATCATAGacgtcaagctcaccttggctaAGTGCGTGGAATCTACCTCGGCGAATCTCCATCTTAGCTAGGGATTGACAAGGAGGTTTTTATGGATCCTATGTTTACCTTTATATATctcttgtatcttgaatgcttgccctccattaatggagggataatttgtagatgtttgggcatagttaaactctaggatttatattttgttattctggttgttggatctcttatgctttaattgatttctgctttgtaatcatatctatttgagtctaattgtgtaaACGGATGCTTGGTTGCTATTGAAACAAAAGCCCTAGCTCTTATATCTTGTATTGCTacatgacgagaagaaattcccacctagctcTCATATtttgagaggatagtgggtgCCTTCTAGATAGGGTATCTAAAAaactttgtctcccacaatcgTTCTGAGTGGGTTGATGATAATCTCCATtatctttgcaatcatgtggagtatattttaggagaaattgcatttatactctgtattcagattagggataatctctctttaGGAGGAGATtgtctacttaagagatt contains these protein-coding regions:
- the LOC120253012 gene encoding mannose-specific lectin 2-like; protein product: MAHHHQLLLPLILALILLLILPSSSHTATQAMFSMPLQFLFGGQSLTDGDLTLSLSKDCGLILYKTGSPVLNFNTSTTTSYCALFVSDKGQLILIPDNERTPTQTIGKETSTGRYALLFIDGKLGIFGPAIWNNGVQPPTLFNIDKPTLGLNHEKLKTGSTDYILFSGNIATGSANGDVVIAQNGMVTTVITNGCALAVKDDATDSTIWHSWPTSSEPTECFLELKSNGELLLQGYNESGVYTQWEGGHAARENLYVCLLRYFGRIAIYGRRTWLYDGSSATSAAVVAEKIKMVTA